Proteins from a genomic interval of Cuculus canorus isolate bCucCan1 chromosome 17, bCucCan1.pri, whole genome shotgun sequence:
- the PATZ1 gene encoding POZ-, AT hook-, and zinc finger-containing protein 1 isoform X1 — protein sequence MERVSEAGGGAAAGCYTYQVSRHSADMLHSLNQQRKNGGRFCDVLLRVGDESFPAHRAVLAACSEYFESVFSAQPGDGGGAEGAESAAGAAAGGRELEMHTISSKVFGDILDFAYTSRIVVRLESFPELMTAAKFLLMRSVIDICQEVIKQSNVQILVPPTRPDIMLFRPGAADLSFPLDMTNGAALAPNGNGIAGMPEEEAARAALTAAQSSLPVLQGVDRLPMVAGPLSPPLLASPFQNVAASAPTLGTKRGRGRPRKANLLDSMMFGTPGGLREAGILPCGLCGKVFTDANRLRQHEAQHGVTSLQLGYIDIPAPRLGENGVPGQDDPDAPRKRSRTRKQVACEICGKIFRDVYHLNRHKLSHSGEKPYSCPVCGLRFKRKDRMSYHVRSHDGSVGKPYICQSCGKGFSRPDHLNGHIKQVHTSERPHKCQQENGSHHGISSETSTSIEKLKLQETCNASFATRDRLRSHLACHEDKVPCQVCGKYLRAAYMADHLKKHSEGPSNFCTICNRGFSSASYLKVHVKTHHGVPLPQVSRHQESIPNGGAAFHCVRTYGIKEGQKCSHSDPIESSDSYGDLSDTSDLKTPEKQSTNGSFSCDMAVSKNKVETEGEKKYPCPECGSFFRSKSYLNKHIQKVHVRALGGPLGDLGPALGSPFSPQQNMSLLESFGFQIVQSAFASSLVDPEVDQQPMGPEEK from the exons ATGGAGCGGGTGAGCGaggcgggcggcggggccgccGCGGGCTGCTACACGTACCAGGTGAGCCGGCACAGCGCCGACATGCTGCACAGCCTCAACCAGCAGCGCAAGAACGGCGGCCGCTTTTGCGACGTGCTGCTGCGCGTGGGCGACGAGAGCTTCCCCGCGCACCGCGCCGTGCTGGCCGCCTGCAGCGAGTACTTCGAGTCGGTGTTCAGCGCGCAGCCGGGCGACGGCGGCGGCGCGGAGGGCGCGGAGTCGGCGGCCGGCGCAGCGGCCGGCGGGCGGGAGCTGGAGATGCACACCATCAGCTCCAAGGTGTTTGGAGACATCCTGGACTTCGCCTACACCTCGCGCATCGTGGTGCGGTTGGAGAGCTTCCCGGAGCTCATGACGGCCGCCAAGTTCCTGCTGATGCGCTCCGTGATTGACATCTGCCAGGAGGTCATCAAGCAGTCCAATGTGCAGATCCTTGTCCCCCCCACGCGCCCTGACATCATGCTTTTCCGCCCGGGGGCTGCAGACCTCAGCTTCCCTCTTGACATGACCAACGGTGCTGCCTTGGCGCCCAATGGCAATGGCATCGCAGGCATGCCCGAAGAAGAGGCAGCACGGGCAGCGTTGACTGCTGCGCAGTCCTCCCTGCCTGTCCTACAGGGCGTGGACCGCCTGCCCATGGTGGCAGGGCCGCTGTCTCCGCCGCTCCTGGCCTCCCCTTTCCAGAACGTTGCTGCGAGTGCCCCCACCCTGGGCACAAAGAGGGGCAGAGGGCGTCCCCGAAAAGCCAATCTCTTGGACTCCATGATGTTCGGCACCCCCGGAGGCCTGCGAGAGGCCGGTATCCTGCCCTGTGGCCTCTGTGGGAAGGTGTTCACGGATGCTAATCGTCTTCGTCAGCATGAGGCTCAACATGGTGTGACAAGCTTACAACTGGGTTACATAGACATCCCAGCCCCAAGACTGGGTGAAAATGGTGTTCCTGGTCAGGACGACCCCGATGCGCCCCGCAAAAGAAGCCGGACGAGGAAACAGGTGGCCTGTGAGATCTGTGGCAAGATCTTTCGGGACGTATACCACCTGAATCGGCACAAGCTGTCGCACTCCGGTGAGAAGCCTTACTCTTGCCCGGTGTGTGGCTTACGGTTCAAGCGGAAAGACAGGATGTCCTATCACGTTCGATCTCATGATGGCTCTGTGGGAAAGCCCTACATCTGCCAGAGCTGTGGGAAAGGCTTCTCCAG GCCAGACCACCTGAACGGGCACATCAAGCAGGTGCACACCTCGGAGAGACCCCACAAGTGTCAG CAGGAAAATGGCAGCCACCATGGAATAAGCTCAGAGACATCCACATCCATAGAAAAGTTGAAACTTCAAGAG ACCTGTAATGCTTCCTTTGCCACCCGTGACCGACTGCGCTCACACCTAGCGTGTCACGAAGACAAAGTTCCCTGCCAGGTGTGTGGGAAGTACTTGCGAGCCGCGTATATGGCCGATCATTTGAAGAAACATAGTGAAGGACCAAGCAATTTCTGCACTATCTGTAACCGAG gtttctcctctgcctcctaCTTAAAGGTCCATGTTAAAACCCACCACGgtgttccccttccccaggtCTCCAGGCACCAGGAGTCCATCCCGAATGGGGGAGCAGCGTTCCACTGCGTCAGGACCTATGGCATCAAAG aagGCCAGAAATGCTCACATTCGGACCCGATTGAGAGTTCTGATTCATACGGAGACCTCTCTGACACCAGTGACCTCAAGACTCCTGAGAAACAGAGCACCAACGGGTCCTTCTCATGTGACATGGCAGTCAGCAAAAACAAAGTGGAGACGGAAGGAGAGAAGAAGTACCCTTGCCCTGAATGTGGCAGCTTTTTCAGATCTAAGTCTTATCTGAACAAACACATACAGAAAGTTCACGTCAGGGCTCTTGGTGGCCCACTGGGGGACCTCGGTCCTGCTCTAGGatcccccttttcaccccaacAGAACATGTCTCTCCTGGAGTCATTTGGGTTTCAGATCGTCCAGTCAGCGTTTGCGTCATCCTTAGTGGATCCAGAGGTCGACCAGCAACCAATGGGGCCAGAGGAGAAATGA
- the PATZ1 gene encoding POZ-, AT hook-, and zinc finger-containing protein 1 isoform X3, with product MERVSEAGGGAAAGCYTYQVSRHSADMLHSLNQQRKNGGRFCDVLLRVGDESFPAHRAVLAACSEYFESVFSAQPGDGGGAEGAESAAGAAAGGRELEMHTISSKVFGDILDFAYTSRIVVRLESFPELMTAAKFLLMRSVIDICQEVIKQSNVQILVPPTRPDIMLFRPGAADLSFPLDMTNGAALAPNGNGIAGMPEEEAARAALTAAQSSLPVLQGVDRLPMVAGPLSPPLLASPFQNVAASAPTLGTKRGRGRPRKANLLDSMMFGTPGGLREAGILPCGLCGKVFTDANRLRQHEAQHGVTSLQLGYIDIPAPRLGENGVPGQDDPDAPRKRSRTRKQVACEICGKIFRDVYHLNRHKLSHSGEKPYSCPVCGLRFKRKDRMSYHVRSHDGSVGKPYICQSCGKGFSRPDHLNGHIKQVHTSERPHKCQTCNASFATRDRLRSHLACHEDKVPCQVCGKYLRAAYMADHLKKHSEGPSNFCTICNRGLQAPGVHPEWGSSVPLRQDLWHQRRPEMLTFGPD from the exons ATGGAGCGGGTGAGCGaggcgggcggcggggccgccGCGGGCTGCTACACGTACCAGGTGAGCCGGCACAGCGCCGACATGCTGCACAGCCTCAACCAGCAGCGCAAGAACGGCGGCCGCTTTTGCGACGTGCTGCTGCGCGTGGGCGACGAGAGCTTCCCCGCGCACCGCGCCGTGCTGGCCGCCTGCAGCGAGTACTTCGAGTCGGTGTTCAGCGCGCAGCCGGGCGACGGCGGCGGCGCGGAGGGCGCGGAGTCGGCGGCCGGCGCAGCGGCCGGCGGGCGGGAGCTGGAGATGCACACCATCAGCTCCAAGGTGTTTGGAGACATCCTGGACTTCGCCTACACCTCGCGCATCGTGGTGCGGTTGGAGAGCTTCCCGGAGCTCATGACGGCCGCCAAGTTCCTGCTGATGCGCTCCGTGATTGACATCTGCCAGGAGGTCATCAAGCAGTCCAATGTGCAGATCCTTGTCCCCCCCACGCGCCCTGACATCATGCTTTTCCGCCCGGGGGCTGCAGACCTCAGCTTCCCTCTTGACATGACCAACGGTGCTGCCTTGGCGCCCAATGGCAATGGCATCGCAGGCATGCCCGAAGAAGAGGCAGCACGGGCAGCGTTGACTGCTGCGCAGTCCTCCCTGCCTGTCCTACAGGGCGTGGACCGCCTGCCCATGGTGGCAGGGCCGCTGTCTCCGCCGCTCCTGGCCTCCCCTTTCCAGAACGTTGCTGCGAGTGCCCCCACCCTGGGCACAAAGAGGGGCAGAGGGCGTCCCCGAAAAGCCAATCTCTTGGACTCCATGATGTTCGGCACCCCCGGAGGCCTGCGAGAGGCCGGTATCCTGCCCTGTGGCCTCTGTGGGAAGGTGTTCACGGATGCTAATCGTCTTCGTCAGCATGAGGCTCAACATGGTGTGACAAGCTTACAACTGGGTTACATAGACATCCCAGCCCCAAGACTGGGTGAAAATGGTGTTCCTGGTCAGGACGACCCCGATGCGCCCCGCAAAAGAAGCCGGACGAGGAAACAGGTGGCCTGTGAGATCTGTGGCAAGATCTTTCGGGACGTATACCACCTGAATCGGCACAAGCTGTCGCACTCCGGTGAGAAGCCTTACTCTTGCCCGGTGTGTGGCTTACGGTTCAAGCGGAAAGACAGGATGTCCTATCACGTTCGATCTCATGATGGCTCTGTGGGAAAGCCCTACATCTGCCAGAGCTGTGGGAAAGGCTTCTCCAG GCCAGACCACCTGAACGGGCACATCAAGCAGGTGCACACCTCGGAGAGACCCCACAAGTGTCAG ACCTGTAATGCTTCCTTTGCCACCCGTGACCGACTGCGCTCACACCTAGCGTGTCACGAAGACAAAGTTCCCTGCCAGGTGTGTGGGAAGTACTTGCGAGCCGCGTATATGGCCGATCATTTGAAGAAACATAGTGAAGGACCAAGCAATTTCTGCACTATCTGTAACCGAG gtCTCCAGGCACCAGGAGTCCATCCCGAATGGGGGAGCAGCGTTCCACTGCGTCAGGACCTATGGCATCAAAG aagGCCAGAAATGCTCACATTCGGACCCGATTGA
- the PATZ1 gene encoding POZ-, AT hook-, and zinc finger-containing protein 1 isoform X2 — protein sequence MERVSEAGGGAAAGCYTYQVSRHSADMLHSLNQQRKNGGRFCDVLLRVGDESFPAHRAVLAACSEYFESVFSAQPGDGGGAEGAESAAGAAAGGRELEMHTISSKVFGDILDFAYTSRIVVRLESFPELMTAAKFLLMRSVIDICQEVIKQSNVQILVPPTRPDIMLFRPGAADLSFPLDMTNGAALAPNGNGIAGMPEEEAARAALTAAQSSLPVLQGVDRLPMVAGPLSPPLLASPFQNVAASAPTLGTKRGRGRPRKANLLDSMMFGTPGGLREAGILPCGLCGKVFTDANRLRQHEAQHGVTSLQLGYIDIPAPRLGENGVPGQDDPDAPRKRSRTRKQVACEICGKIFRDVYHLNRHKLSHSGEKPYSCPVCGLRFKRKDRMSYHVRSHDGSVGKPYICQSCGKGFSRPDHLNGHIKQVHTSERPHKCQTCNASFATRDRLRSHLACHEDKVPCQVCGKYLRAAYMADHLKKHSEGPSNFCTICNRGFSSASYLKVHVKTHHGVPLPQVSRHQESIPNGGAAFHCVRTYGIKEGQKCSHSDPIESSDSYGDLSDTSDLKTPEKQSTNGSFSCDMAVSKNKVETEGEKKYPCPECGSFFRSKSYLNKHIQKVHVRALGGPLGDLGPALGSPFSPQQNMSLLESFGFQIVQSAFASSLVDPEVDQQPMGPEEK from the exons ATGGAGCGGGTGAGCGaggcgggcggcggggccgccGCGGGCTGCTACACGTACCAGGTGAGCCGGCACAGCGCCGACATGCTGCACAGCCTCAACCAGCAGCGCAAGAACGGCGGCCGCTTTTGCGACGTGCTGCTGCGCGTGGGCGACGAGAGCTTCCCCGCGCACCGCGCCGTGCTGGCCGCCTGCAGCGAGTACTTCGAGTCGGTGTTCAGCGCGCAGCCGGGCGACGGCGGCGGCGCGGAGGGCGCGGAGTCGGCGGCCGGCGCAGCGGCCGGCGGGCGGGAGCTGGAGATGCACACCATCAGCTCCAAGGTGTTTGGAGACATCCTGGACTTCGCCTACACCTCGCGCATCGTGGTGCGGTTGGAGAGCTTCCCGGAGCTCATGACGGCCGCCAAGTTCCTGCTGATGCGCTCCGTGATTGACATCTGCCAGGAGGTCATCAAGCAGTCCAATGTGCAGATCCTTGTCCCCCCCACGCGCCCTGACATCATGCTTTTCCGCCCGGGGGCTGCAGACCTCAGCTTCCCTCTTGACATGACCAACGGTGCTGCCTTGGCGCCCAATGGCAATGGCATCGCAGGCATGCCCGAAGAAGAGGCAGCACGGGCAGCGTTGACTGCTGCGCAGTCCTCCCTGCCTGTCCTACAGGGCGTGGACCGCCTGCCCATGGTGGCAGGGCCGCTGTCTCCGCCGCTCCTGGCCTCCCCTTTCCAGAACGTTGCTGCGAGTGCCCCCACCCTGGGCACAAAGAGGGGCAGAGGGCGTCCCCGAAAAGCCAATCTCTTGGACTCCATGATGTTCGGCACCCCCGGAGGCCTGCGAGAGGCCGGTATCCTGCCCTGTGGCCTCTGTGGGAAGGTGTTCACGGATGCTAATCGTCTTCGTCAGCATGAGGCTCAACATGGTGTGACAAGCTTACAACTGGGTTACATAGACATCCCAGCCCCAAGACTGGGTGAAAATGGTGTTCCTGGTCAGGACGACCCCGATGCGCCCCGCAAAAGAAGCCGGACGAGGAAACAGGTGGCCTGTGAGATCTGTGGCAAGATCTTTCGGGACGTATACCACCTGAATCGGCACAAGCTGTCGCACTCCGGTGAGAAGCCTTACTCTTGCCCGGTGTGTGGCTTACGGTTCAAGCGGAAAGACAGGATGTCCTATCACGTTCGATCTCATGATGGCTCTGTGGGAAAGCCCTACATCTGCCAGAGCTGTGGGAAAGGCTTCTCCAG GCCAGACCACCTGAACGGGCACATCAAGCAGGTGCACACCTCGGAGAGACCCCACAAGTGTCAG ACCTGTAATGCTTCCTTTGCCACCCGTGACCGACTGCGCTCACACCTAGCGTGTCACGAAGACAAAGTTCCCTGCCAGGTGTGTGGGAAGTACTTGCGAGCCGCGTATATGGCCGATCATTTGAAGAAACATAGTGAAGGACCAAGCAATTTCTGCACTATCTGTAACCGAG gtttctcctctgcctcctaCTTAAAGGTCCATGTTAAAACCCACCACGgtgttccccttccccaggtCTCCAGGCACCAGGAGTCCATCCCGAATGGGGGAGCAGCGTTCCACTGCGTCAGGACCTATGGCATCAAAG aagGCCAGAAATGCTCACATTCGGACCCGATTGAGAGTTCTGATTCATACGGAGACCTCTCTGACACCAGTGACCTCAAGACTCCTGAGAAACAGAGCACCAACGGGTCCTTCTCATGTGACATGGCAGTCAGCAAAAACAAAGTGGAGACGGAAGGAGAGAAGAAGTACCCTTGCCCTGAATGTGGCAGCTTTTTCAGATCTAAGTCTTATCTGAACAAACACATACAGAAAGTTCACGTCAGGGCTCTTGGTGGCCCACTGGGGGACCTCGGTCCTGCTCTAGGatcccccttttcaccccaacAGAACATGTCTCTCCTGGAGTCATTTGGGTTTCAGATCGTCCAGTCAGCGTTTGCGTCATCCTTAGTGGATCCAGAGGTCGACCAGCAACCAATGGGGCCAGAGGAGAAATGA